The Sinomicrobium kalidii region CCGATGTTTTGAAGGATAAGGAGTTTGAGGAAAGCTTTATTCCCCTTAAAAATTCGAATATATATGTGTTGCTGGATGAAACGGTAAAACCGCTGCCAAAATGGCTTTCCGCCTACGAAAATACCGGGGAAAAAGCAGCCAACAACAATGGATCGGTTTTTAACCTTTACCGGAAAAGGGCAAAAAAAGGAGAAACGGTGGCCTTCGGGCCGAACGGAAACCGGAAAGATAACACCCCTGCTGCCATGTATACCATAATTACGATCCCCGAATACCGGATGGATGAAGGAGAGAACTCCCGCCCCGTATTTACACATGAAGCGGAAGAAGCAGATATATCCGGTCAGGGAACAGGGAAGGGGCATTTCAAAAAAGAAGATTACATCACCTTCCCGGAGAAAGGCAATAACAGTATTACCTGGGAGGTCAATCCCGGACTGGCCGGAGAATACCTGCTGCGGTTCAGGTATATGAACATGGGCGACAGCCCTGTACAGGTCAGGCTGCAAATAGAATCTGCGGATGGAATACTGTTAAAGGACGACGAGATCAGCTTTCCCGTAGCAGACAGGAAATGGCGCATACTCAACACCACCACCGGAGGATATATCAATGCGGGAACATATAAGGTGAGCCTGTCTGCCGAAAATATGGAAGGGCTCAGACTGGACAAACTGGAATTTCAATAGGAACAAATTAAAATGGTTGATTCAATAAAGAGGGACAGATAGTGGGTGACGGATGACAGAAGATATTTCTCCATCTGTCATCTGTCACCGGTCTTCCGTCCGAAAAATAGAATAAAGGAAATGAAGGGAACACATCGCATACTATACCTTGTATTTATACTCCTGTGCTGTGGATGTAATACGGAAGAGAAACCCGCCCGGGCAGTGATGGATTTTAACGAAAACTGGCAGTTTAAGCCGGGCGATCACCCCGAAGCCGTAAAACCTCAATTCGACGCATCCGCATGGCGAACCCTGGACCTGCCCCACGATTGGAGCATAGAAGGCGGGTTCAGCAAAGACCATCCGGCCAGACCCGAAGGCGGTGCCCTCCCTACCGGAAAAGGCTGGTACAGGAAGACCTTTGAGATGCCGGAGGACTGGCAAAACAAGTCCGTACGGATTGAATTTGACGGTATTTACCGCAACAGCGAGGTGTGGATCAACGGACATCACCTCGGAAAGCGGCCTAACGGTTATATTTCCTTCGGATACGATCTTTCTCCCCACCTGAATTTCGGAGAAACCCCTAATGTTATTGCCGTAAAAGCGGATAATTCCCCGCAGCCCAATTCCAGGTGGTACACCGGTTCGGGTATTTACAGGAACGTAAGATTGATTGCTACCGGAAAACTGTATGTACAACCCTGGGGCACTTATATCACCACCCCGGAAGTGTCGGAAAAATCGGCAAAGGCAAGACTTGAAGTGACGGTAGGCAATAATAGTGGCAAACCCGGAGAATTAAAGGTAATATCCGAAGTATTGGACGCCGATAATGTAGTCGTAGTCCGGTCGGAATCCTCCGGGGAGATCGCTTCCGGGGCAACCCTTGTCATACACCAGGACCTTCTTGTGGAAAACCCGGTGTTGTGGGATGTGGATCATCCGTATGTATACAAAGTGCACACCCGGATATATAACGGTAATAAGCAGACCGACAGTTACGAAACCCCGCTCGGCATCCGCTATTTTGATTTTGATGCGGAAAAAGGTTTCTCACTGAATGGAAAACCCATGAAAATACTCGGCGTATGCCTTCACCACGATTCCGGCGCCCTGGGTGCGGCAGTTCACGAAGATGCCCTGCGCCGCAAGCTGACCTTGCTGAAAAACATGGGCGCCAATGCCATCCGTACGGCCCACAACCCGCATTCCCCCGAATTGCTGCGGTTGTGCGATGAAATGGGTTTTATCATCCAGGACGAAGCCTTCGATGTGTGGAAAAAGAAAAAGGTAAAGGAAGACTATCATACCGGCTGGGACGACTGGCATAAAAAAGACCTCGAAGACCTTATAAAACGCGACCGCAACCACCCGTCCGTGATGATGTGGAGTATCGGTAACGAGATCAGGGAACAGTTCGACAGTACGGGGATAACGATCACAAGAGAGCTTACGGACATCGTAAAATCGCTGGACACCACCCGCCCCGTCACCTGCGCCCTGACGGAGAACATTCCCGAAAAGAATTACATTTACCGGTCCGGGGCATTGGATCTTCTCGGCTTCAATTACAAGCGGGGAGATTATAAAAACTTTCCCGAATGGTACCCGGGAGAAAAGATCATCGCATCAGAAAATGTTTCGGGCCTTGCCACCAGGGGCCATTACGACATGCCGTCGGATAGTGTCATGCACTGGCCCGAAGCATATGATGCGCCTTTCGAAGGTAACGAGGATCATACCGTTTCCGCCTACGACCATGTAGCCGCATACTGGGGAACAACGCACGAAGAAGCCTGGAAAACCGTAAAAAATCTCGATTTTATGGCCGGACTTTTTATTTGGACGGGTTTTGACTATCTTGGGGAACCTGTACCGTATCCTTACCCCGCCAGAAGTTCGTATTTCGGGATCATTGATCTTGCAGGATTTCCGAAAGATGTTTATTATATGTACCAGAGCGAATGGACAGATAAGCCCGTATTGCATATCTTTCCGCACTGGAACTGGGAAGAAGGACAGGAGGTGGACGTCTGGGCCTATTACAACCAGGCCGATGAGGTGGAACTCTATCTGAATGGAGAATCTCTCGGGAAAAGATCAAAGAAAAATGGCGAACTTCATGTGATGTGGCGGGTGAAGTACGAACCGGGAACTCTGAAAGCCGTTTCGAGAAAAAACGGACGAACGGTGCTGGAAAAAGAAATACACACCGCCGGAAAGGCTTCGGGCATGGAACTGCTCCCGGACAGGGGCAGGATAAAGAGCAACAAAAAGGACCTGTGCTTTGTGACCGTAAATATTATGGATAAGCATGGAAACCCTGTGCCATGTGCCGGTAACGAGGTCCGGTTTGAAGTATCGGGAGGAGGGAAGATCGCTGGAGTGGACAATGGTTATCAGGCCGGTACGGAATCCTTTAAAGCCTCAAAGCGAAAGGCGTTTAACGGAAAATGTCTTGTTATTGTACAATCAAACGGAAAAAAAGAGGATGTTATACTGAAAGCCCGTTCCGAAGGACTGGAAATGGCGGAAGTGAAGATTGAAGTAGATTGAATAAGATTGATAGAAGATTGATTGGAGTTTAATCTTATTCAATCTACTATCAATCTCTCCAAAGGGAGAAAGAATCATCTGAATAAATAATATATACAATGAAATATATCGTATGTGAAACCCCGGGCAAGTTTGCCCTGAAAGACAAACCCAAACCGGAACTGACCGATGGTCATGCCCTGCTGAAGATCCATAAGGTAGGCATTTGCGGAACAGACCTGCACGCCTATGCCGGGAACCAGGCATTTTTTCAGTACCCGAGGATACTGGGACACGAACTGGCCGCGGAGGTGATAGCGATCGGGGAGAATGACAGGGGGATAAAACCGGGCGACCAGGTTATTGTAATGCCTTATGTGAGTTGCGGGGATTGCATAGCGTGCAGGAAAGGCAAGACGAATTGCTGTGCCAATATCCGCGTACTGGGCGTACATGCCGACGGGGGAATGCAGGAGGAGATCGTAGTGAGGAACGACCTCCTTATTCCCGTGGACGGGCTTACCCATGAAGAAATGGCCATTGTAGAACCTTTGGCCATAGGAGCGCATGCCCTGAGAAGGGCCTCTTTGAAACCGGGAGAGATCGTCGTAGTGGTAGGGTGCGGCCCCATAGGGCTCGGGCTGATAAAACTGGCACAGATATCGGGGGCAAGGGTCATTGCCATT contains the following coding sequences:
- a CDS encoding glycoside hydrolase family 2 TIM barrel-domain containing protein, translated to MKGTHRILYLVFILLCCGCNTEEKPARAVMDFNENWQFKPGDHPEAVKPQFDASAWRTLDLPHDWSIEGGFSKDHPARPEGGALPTGKGWYRKTFEMPEDWQNKSVRIEFDGIYRNSEVWINGHHLGKRPNGYISFGYDLSPHLNFGETPNVIAVKADNSPQPNSRWYTGSGIYRNVRLIATGKLYVQPWGTYITTPEVSEKSAKARLEVTVGNNSGKPGELKVISEVLDADNVVVVRSESSGEIASGATLVIHQDLLVENPVLWDVDHPYVYKVHTRIYNGNKQTDSYETPLGIRYFDFDAEKGFSLNGKPMKILGVCLHHDSGALGAAVHEDALRRKLTLLKNMGANAIRTAHNPHSPELLRLCDEMGFIIQDEAFDVWKKKKVKEDYHTGWDDWHKKDLEDLIKRDRNHPSVMMWSIGNEIREQFDSTGITITRELTDIVKSLDTTRPVTCALTENIPEKNYIYRSGALDLLGFNYKRGDYKNFPEWYPGEKIIASENVSGLATRGHYDMPSDSVMHWPEAYDAPFEGNEDHTVSAYDHVAAYWGTTHEEAWKTVKNLDFMAGLFIWTGFDYLGEPVPYPYPARSSYFGIIDLAGFPKDVYYMYQSEWTDKPVLHIFPHWNWEEGQEVDVWAYYNQADEVELYLNGESLGKRSKKNGELHVMWRVKYEPGTLKAVSRKNGRTVLEKEIHTAGKASGMELLPDRGRIKSNKKDLCFVTVNIMDKHGNPVPCAGNEVRFEVSGGGKIAGVDNGYQAGTESFKASKRKAFNGKCLVIVQSNGKKEDVILKARSEGLEMAEVKIEVD
- a CDS encoding zinc-binding alcohol dehydrogenase family protein codes for the protein MKYIVCETPGKFALKDKPKPELTDGHALLKIHKVGICGTDLHAYAGNQAFFQYPRILGHELAAEVIAIGENDRGIKPGDQVIVMPYVSCGDCIACRKGKTNCCANIRVLGVHADGGMQEEIVVRNDLLIPVDGLTHEEMAIVEPLAIGAHALRRASLKPGEIVVVVGCGPIGLGLIKLAQISGARVIAIDAVASRLQFAKDVIGADHALHVSEDPVKRVAGITDDDMATAVFDATGNKKALESGIDYMAHGGRYVLVGLSKEDLVYNHPKIHAKETTLMCSRNATFEDFENVIAHLKEFPADSFITHRVHYTEMIGNFDSWLKPETNVVKAMVDFN